In Nostoc edaphicum CCNP1411, the sequence AGGAGGTACGCTGACATTGCTGTACAGTTGGGACTGAGGAATAATTTCTTTTGCTTGAGAAGTGCTTGACCAAGATAGTTGGGAAACGGCTTCGTATGTATTATCGTAGTATTCGAGCTTAATATCATACTTCTGACCAGCAACCAGTGCGATCGAGCCACTGTGTTCTGTAGCTGATTGATCGACAAATTTGTTGATGATTTGTTGACCATTCACCCACAGTCGCACACCATCATCAGTAGAGGTGTAGAAGTTATAAGTTTCGCTGTACTTGGCTTGTACCTGACCTGTCCAACGTGCTGAGAAGGTATCTACACCGATGGATGGATCTGGAGAACCAAGGGCCCAGTTAAAGTTAACTGTTGCATCTGTGCGAGTTTGCTTCAGGTTGGTGAAGTCGATGTTGTCATAGTATTCTCCTTTGAGTCCATTGCCATTACCAACTACAGGAGGTACGCTGACATTGCTGTACAGTTGGGACTGAGGAATAATTTCTTTTGCTTGAGAAGTGCTTGACCAAGATAGTTGGGAAACGGCTTCGTATGTATTATCGTAGTATTCAAGCTTAATATCATACTTCTGACCAGCAACCAGTGCGATCGAGCCACTGTGTTCTGTAGCTGATTGATCGACAAACTTATTGATGATTTGTTGACCATTCACCCACAGTCGCACACCATCATCAGTAGAGGTGTAGAAGTTATAAGTTTCGCTGTACTTGGCTTCTACCTGACCTGTCCAACGTGCTGAGAAGGTATCTACACCTACGGATGGATCTGGAGAACCAAGGGCCCAGTTAAAGTTAACTGTCGCATCTGTGCGAGTTTTCTTCAGGTTGGTGAAATTGATGTTGTCGTAGTACTCTGCTTTCAGCCCATCTCCCTGAGAGAGGGCGCTAGCACTAGCCCGAGCGGAAATATTGCTGGATTGTGCCTGATTCTCTAAAGCAGATGGTTGAGCAACAATTGCTGAATTTAGAGATGTTGACAGTTGTTGATTCTGTTCATTCATTGAGATATATGCCTCACAATAGAGCTAAAACTAATGCCATGATCAATACTTTTGGATTAGTTTTATGTTTGATGTTTTCAACAAAAAATGCGTAATAATCGTAGCGTGAATATGTTGATAATCAAATTATTATTTACCTATCAACATATTCTTAATTAAGACTGATACTATTTCATTCATTTGTTGATACAAAGCAATTTATTAATGCATGATGCTTTGGGTTCTGCTATTTATATCAACATTAAAATAGTATTACGTAATGATATGCCTTCCTATTTTTTCTCTGAAAGGAAATATAAAAAACGTGTATTATATGAAATACTAAAGATTACTTTAAGGGGGTATTAGTCCTGATTAATGTTTGTTTTCTTCAGACAAATTTGTGAGTTTAATTCATAGTTTTTTCCTCCAGCAAGAATTGCCTTCTGCAACTCGACTGAGTTTTACTGAGCCTGTGTTTCCCTGAGCTTGTCCTTGGCGCAGCCTCTCGTAGAAAAGGGTCAAAATTGCGATCGCCGAAGTCCTCCAGCCTTCTCTTATAAAAAATCACAAATCACCATTTTTGAGAGCTTCTAATTTCTCTGACGTGCAGGTGTATGAAGGTGAGGCAAAGCAAAGCACAATCGGAGTATATAGATACTTAAGTATCTATAGGGGCAATAATACACATTTTGCTTAAGTACTGTTTTTAGATTAATCAATTACATATTTGACACTAGAACACGATGTTATGTCTATCTTTATTGTGGAACTTTGTTTAAATATTCACATTGATATATATATTTTTAAAGGAATATAAAAGTTTTGATGATTTTTATATAAAAATCTCTAACATACAGGATAATCCCATGTTTTTTCTCCGCATAGATATTAATTATATGAAAATTGTATAAAGAAACCTTTTTCTATTTAAAGATTTGACAAAGTATGATTTATCTATGCTTTATCTTGACGCGTATTCGGAACACAATCCGTAGCAATTCCCCGAATATCGGACTTTTCGAGCAACCTTGTTGTAGGTGAACTATCCAGCGAATTGCTACGCAGCAGTTTCACTGAACGCAAGGACTTATCAGCGCTGAAACCCTACTCTTTCGTTCATTTACAAAAGTTTTTAATTTACTTCAAGTCGGAAAAATTACAAGTTTGACGTTGCACATTCCCACTTTCCCCTAGACTAGGGGCAGCAACCTTGTTCAAACTGGCTGAGGAAAGTGGATTTTGACTGAGACAAACAATTTAAACTCTACCATCCAGAATGTCTCACGCAGGGAATTGCGAGATTTAGTGCGGACTCAGCTGCAAATGCTCCTAGAAGCAGGAGACTTGCAGGGAGCAAAAGCTATTCTCGTACCTGTACAGCCTGCGGATATTGCCGAGGCGATTGAGGGTTTGCCAGAAGCGATGCACGCTTTGGCTTTTCGCTTGCTTTCTAAGGATGAAGCGATCGAGGTTTATGAATATCTCGACTATAGTGTTCAAGAACGGTTAATCGAGGAACTTAAAAGCCAGGAAGTCCGTGATATCGTCGATCAAATGTCGTCGGATGACCGAGCTAGATTATTTGATGAATTACCAGCAAAAGTCGTTAATCGCCTGCTAGAGCAACTGAGTCCAGCGGAACGCCAAGCTACAGCCCAACTATTGGGTTATGAAGCTGATACTGCTGGGCGAATCATGACGCTAGAGTTAATTTCACTGAAAGAAAACTTTACAGTATCTCAAGCTTTAGAGCGAATTCGCAACTTAGCTAATGCCAGTGAGATGATTTATTATCTTTATGTCATGGATGCGGCAAGGCGCTTAACAGGGATTGTATCGTTGCGGGAGTTGGTCACTTCTCAGCCTGAGCAGATTATTGGCGAAATTATGACCCGTGATGTGATATTTGTCTACACTGATACAGACCAAGAAGAAGTTGCCAGATTAATCCAAAGATATGACTTTTTAGCTGTGCCTGTGGTCGATCGAGAACAGCGTCTAGTAGGTATTGTCACCGTAGATGATGTGATTGATATTTTGCAACAAGAAACCACCGAAGATATCTATGCCTTGGGTGGTGGTGTGCAGTCGGGGGGCGACAACTATTTTCAGATGAATTTACTGGAAATTGCTCGGAAGCGGGTTGTATGGTTATTGGTCTTACTTGTAACCAATACCATTACAGGAACGATTATTAAGTCGCAAGAAGACCTTTTAGCAAAAGTGGTAACACTGACAGCGTTTATCCCCTTGCTGACTGGGACTGGTGGTAATGTGGGCGCTCAATCTTCCACGGTGGTGATTCGCGGGATGAACACTGATGAGATCCGATCGCTTGGCGCATTGCAGGTAATTGGCCGAGAGGCGATCGCAGGGGCATTATTGGGGGGAATGTTAGGTACGATCGCTACTGTCTGGGCTTATTTTCTCCAAGGACGAATAGAAGTAGCGATCGCTGTCGGCACTAGTTTGGTAGCTATTTCTCTTTTAGCTTCTATCTCCGGTTCAGCACTGCCGTTTCTATTTCGCTACCTCCGTTTAGATCCGGCATTAATGTCAGCACCATTCATCACCACAGCAGTTGATGTAGTAGGTGTTTTGATTTACTTCAATTTAGCGCGGGTAATTTTAAAGTTATGAAAAGAGTCATTTGTTATTAGTTATTTGTCATTAGTCATTAGTGAAGAACAAAGTACAAATGACTAATGACTAATTCTTACAATTCTGATGCTGTCTCTGGAGCAACTATTTCGCCAGTACCCAATTCTAGTATCAAGTCCTGATCAGTAATCAATCCGCTGAGTTCTTTAACTTGTAAATTCATTTCTTCACAAGCTTGTCTGAGTTCTTGTGCAAATTTGTTGAGGTCTTGACCATAGCCACATTGATAAGCAGCAGTTTCAATCCCTTGCTTGGCATTTGCTCTAGCACAATCTACTAGTT encodes:
- the mgtE gene encoding magnesium transporter, with the translated sequence MTETNNLNSTIQNVSRRELRDLVRTQLQMLLEAGDLQGAKAILVPVQPADIAEAIEGLPEAMHALAFRLLSKDEAIEVYEYLDYSVQERLIEELKSQEVRDIVDQMSSDDRARLFDELPAKVVNRLLEQLSPAERQATAQLLGYEADTAGRIMTLELISLKENFTVSQALERIRNLANASEMIYYLYVMDAARRLTGIVSLRELVTSQPEQIIGEIMTRDVIFVYTDTDQEEVARLIQRYDFLAVPVVDREQRLVGIVTVDDVIDILQQETTEDIYALGGGVQSGGDNYFQMNLLEIARKRVVWLLVLLVTNTITGTIIKSQEDLLAKVVTLTAFIPLLTGTGGNVGAQSSTVVIRGMNTDEIRSLGALQVIGREAIAGALLGGMLGTIATVWAYFLQGRIEVAIAVGTSLVAISLLASISGSALPFLFRYLRLDPALMSAPFITTAVDVVGVLIYFNLARVILKL